One Nodosilinea sp. FACHB-141 DNA segment encodes these proteins:
- the purB gene encoding adenylosuccinate lyase: MIERYTLPEMGDLWTDDYKFKTWLRVEIAVCEAQAELGYIPREAVEEIKAKAKFDPKRILEIEAEVRHDVIAFLTNVNEYVGDAGRYIHLGMTSSDMLDTALSLQLVDSLQVIMIHVESLIQAIRYRAQEHRDTVMIGRSHGIHAEPITFGFKLAGWLAEMLRHRERLTHLQDAIAVGKISGAVGTYANIDPKIEALACQNLGLRPDTASTQVISRDIHADFMNALALLGASIERFAVEIRNLQRTDVLEVEEFFSKKQKGSSAMPHKRNPIRSERLTGMARLLRGNAMAALENVALWHERDISHSSVERVAFPDSCILTHFMLVETTELIKNLLVYPENMARNMNVYGGVVFSQGVLLALVDKGLVREEAYAIVQSCAHQAWNTDDGNFRGLIEADERVTAHLSKAEIDLCFSPERHLRNLDQVYQRLGI, encoded by the coding sequence TTGATTGAACGCTACACCCTGCCCGAAATGGGCGATCTTTGGACCGACGACTATAAATTTAAGACCTGGCTGCGGGTCGAAATCGCGGTGTGCGAAGCCCAGGCCGAGCTGGGCTACATCCCTCGGGAAGCGGTCGAGGAAATCAAGGCTAAAGCCAAGTTTGACCCCAAGCGCATTCTTGAAATTGAGGCTGAAGTGCGTCACGATGTGATCGCCTTTCTCACCAACGTCAACGAGTATGTGGGCGACGCCGGGCGTTACATTCACCTGGGCATGACCAGCTCTGACATGCTCGATACGGCGCTGTCGCTCCAGCTTGTAGACAGCCTTCAGGTGATCATGATTCATGTGGAGAGCCTGATTCAGGCGATTCGCTATCGGGCCCAAGAGCACCGCGACACGGTGATGATTGGTCGCTCCCACGGCATTCACGCTGAGCCAATTACCTTTGGTTTTAAGCTGGCTGGCTGGCTGGCCGAGATGCTGCGCCACCGGGAGCGGCTGACCCACCTACAGGATGCGATCGCCGTTGGCAAAATCTCTGGTGCAGTGGGCACCTACGCCAACATCGACCCCAAGATTGAGGCGCTGGCCTGCCAAAACCTGGGCCTGCGCCCCGACACTGCCTCCACCCAGGTCATATCCCGCGATATCCACGCCGACTTTATGAACGCTCTGGCTCTGCTGGGAGCCTCCATCGAGCGGTTTGCAGTAGAAATTCGCAACCTGCAGCGCACCGACGTGCTAGAAGTAGAGGAATTTTTCTCTAAGAAGCAGAAGGGCTCATCAGCCATGCCCCACAAGCGCAACCCGATTCGCTCAGAACGTTTGACTGGCATGGCGCGGCTCTTGCGGGGCAATGCTATGGCGGCGTTAGAAAACGTAGCACTGTGGCACGAGCGCGATATTTCTCACAGTTCCGTGGAGCGGGTGGCCTTTCCTGACAGCTGCATCCTGACTCACTTCATGCTGGTAGAAACCACCGAGTTGATCAAGAATCTGCTGGTCTACCCCGAGAATATGGCCCGCAATATGAATGTTTACGGCGGCGTCGTGTTTAGTCAGGGAGTGCTGCTGGCTTTAGTCGACAAGGGGCTGGTGCGGGAAGAGGCCTATGCGATCGTGCAGTCGTGCGCCCACCAGGCATGGAACACCGACGACGGCAATTTTCGTGGGCTGATCGAGGCCGATGAGCGGGTGACAGCGCACCTATCCAAGGCAGAAATTGACCTCTGCTTTAGTCCTGAGCGTCACCTGCGCAACCTCGATCAGGTCTACCAGCGTTTAGGAATCTGA